The following DNA comes from Estrella lausannensis.
CGGAAACATCGGTCTAATGGGTCTGTCGATCAGTCGGCTGATCAGGATCTCTCTTTGCGAGAGTTTGCCTTGACGCTTGATGAATCCGCCCAGGGTTTTGCCTGCGGATGAGAAGTTTTCCTGATAGTCTACTCTGAGTGGTAAAAAGTCGGCGGAAGCCGCTTTCCCTGTAGCGCAAGCGGAACAAAATAGCAGGGTTTCGCCCGAGCGGACGACGACAGAGCCGTTGGCTTGTCTGGCGATCATCCCGGTTTCGAAGCTGATCTTCTTTCCTGCGACTTCGATTTCCATCTGTTGTTTTTGAAACATGAGTTATCCTTTGTTTAGCAATTTCAGTTGTGTGCAGGGAAGCTTACAAGACTGTCTGCAAACTGTAATCTAACGCTTTGTATGCTGATTTCAGTTAAGGCTTGTTTAGCCTTTATGAGAGGGAGAGTGGAGAATAGAATTCAGAAAGCAAGCCTCGATCATCCTGTCCAAGCCGGGTTTCTGATTTCTATTGACTCCGCAGTCGGCTTTGATCGCCTTCCGCTTTGTTTCCCGCTCGCTTTCCCTACAAGTTTAAAAACGGATTGTAACCCGTTTAGTGTGCGGCAACTATCAGCAAAATCCAGGGGATCCTGTGTTTTGTCGCTGACCGTTAGCCTCTTAAATAACAAAGGCAGCTATGCAGCTGCCTTTTTCTTTCGCTTTCGCCTCTTAATATCAGCGACGCAGCTTCAGTTTGGTAATCAGCGACTGATAACGCACCGTATCTGTCGAGTTGAGGTAGTCTAAAAGACGTCGTCTCTGGCCGACAAGCTTCAAAAGTGCGAGCCTTGACGCGTGGTCTTTTGGCGAGCGCTTCAGGTGCTCTGTCAATTCAGCGATGCGTTCGGTCAGAATGGCGATTTGCACATCAGCAGATCCAGTATCTTTTTCGTGAAGCTGGAACTTTTTTGTGATCTCTTCTTTTGTTCCTTTATCTAGAGACATTCAGCGAATCCCCCTTCCTGAGATTTTGGACAATTTTTAGACAAATTGTCTTGGTTTGTATTGTTTTTATAAGGATTTTATTAAGATTATAGCACATGGCCAT
Coding sequences within:
- the rpsO gene encoding 30S ribosomal protein S15, which produces MSLDKGTKEEITKKFQLHEKDTGSADVQIAILTERIAELTEHLKRSPKDHASRLALLKLVGQRRRLLDYLNSTDTVRYQSLITKLKLRR